Genomic window (Sinorhizobium sojae CCBAU 05684):
TTCTGGGCGTGGAAGAACTGGTTCTCGCGGCCCGCCTCGTCCTCGAAGGTGATTTCGTTGAAACCCTGGCCCTTGTGCGTGTTCGAGCGCAGCACCATGCGCGTCTTGTTGGCCGGCAGGTCGTAGGGCACCGGATTGGCCGGGTTCGGCACCACGCCCGTCACCAGCGGCCGGTCCGGGTCGCCGTCGACAAAGGCGACCATCACCTCCATGCCGATGCGGGGGATGATCTGCGCGCCCCAGGTGCCGCCGCCCCAGCTTTGGGCCACCCGCACCCAGCAGGTGTCCGACCCGTCCTTCTTCGCCTTGCGGTCCCAGGGGAACCACAGCTTGATGCGCCCGTACTTGTCCGGGTGGATCTCCTCGCCCGGCGGGCCGGCGACGATCGCCACCTGGGTGCCTTCGATGCGCGGTCGCTTCGTCTGCCGGTGCGGCGTCAGCGGCACGCGCGCGGGCACCGCCTCGAAGCTGTTTGAATATTCCGGGTCGTTGGCGTTGGTCTCATAGGAGCGGTCGATGACCGTCTGGCGCATCGAGACGACAACGTGCTCCTCGTAGTCGTGTTCTGGATGGGCGACCTCGTAAGGGGTGAAGCGGCGGCCGACCTCGATGACGCGCGAGGTGGAGTTGCCGAAGACGCGGTCGTGGTCGGCCTCGACGGCTTGCATCCTGAGCTTCTGCGCCCGTTCGGCTTCGGCGACGGTCGAGATGCGCGAGGGGTATTCGTAGAGCTCGCGCTTCATCGCCTCCGGCATCTGCACCAGCGACGGCGTCGCGTTGCCCGGCACCATGCGCGGCGTCTCGAAGTTCCAGTCGGCGCCGGCGCGCTGGGCACTTACTCGAATGTTATCCACGGCACGCCTTGAACTAGGCGCCCGCCATGCGAACAGGAATCTCCGGTGCGTGCAACCTTCTTGCCGTTGATCTCAGCGATTGAGGAGCCGCTCGCAATGCTATCCGATGTTGTCGGCACGCCGGAACACAGGCATGTGTCGCTCACCGTCGCGATGGGAACGCCCTCGACACAGACGAAATTCTGGCCGGTCGAGATCACTGGTCCGCCGATATGCGGCTTTGGCCCCGGGTCAACCATGGGGCACATATGCATGTGGCCTTTGAGGGTAACTGGTTGTCCGCCCATGGATCTTTGTCTCTTCTTCTCAATGCGGTGTTTCAGGATGCACGCGCAAAGGGCAATGGTGCCATTGACAGCACGCGCCCGTCGCGACGGCGAAAGCGCAAGCCGCGATCGAAGTCGCCGTCGTTCGTCCAGCGGAAGAGGCACGAATCCGAGCGCCAAATCAGGGGATTGATGTCGAGGAGAACCGCCCGCCATGCGCCACCTTCTTCTTCCACGAAAACGTCCACGATTGCGTCGTCCAGATGGGAGACCGCTAGAAATTCGTCGGCAAAGTCGAGTAGGGCGCCGGCAATCGGCTTCGCATTGGCTTCAATCTCGGGAAACGCGGCTGTGTGGAAATACTGCGATGCTCCGGTGAAGGCGCGCGCCTTCATGAACAGCCTGTATTCTGCCCATTTCGGAATTTTACGCCATGGTCGAATGAATAGCGCGACCTCGAAATCATTCTGGAGCGAGCTCGCTAACAGGCCGGCCACCCTTGGATTATCCTGGAGCGCATGAGTCGCGACTTGTCGGCTATTGAAAATGGGGGCGGTCTGGTACCGGCCTGGCTTTTTGAAGCTGCATCCTCCGAGACGGATATGTACTCCCGTGGGGAAAAATGCGATCTTTCTGTCCAGCTCGACTCCGAAATCTTCCGTGAGGTCCGGCATTTCATCGATTTCGAATATCTCGCGGAATCCCGCCGTCCGGCTGCCGATGGCGAGACGATCGTGCTCCGAGA
Coding sequences:
- a CDS encoding PAAR domain-containing protein yields the protein MGGQPVTLKGHMHMCPMVDPGPKPHIGGPVISTGQNFVCVEGVPIATVSDTCLCSGVPTTSDSIASGSSIAEINGKKVARTGDSCSHGGRLVQGVPWITFE